The window TCATAACCTTGTGTTTCTCCAATAAAGACATTTGCAACACCTTGTCAACTTGGAATCTAAGTCTGCTCGATTCATCTATAATCACCTTTGCAACATGTTCAATCATTTTAGGATTTTTTCCAACTGACTGGTCGTTTAACATTTGTGCTGCAAGAGATATTGTAGATATAGGAGTTTTAAACTCGTGCGTCATATTGTTAATGAAGTCGGTTTTCATATCACTCAATTTCTTTTGGCGTAAAGCAATCACAATAGTAAAAATGAATGTGAGTAGCATTACCAAAGTAAATATGAACGATGTTATCATAAACTCAACCGATTGCATAATATACTTTGTTTGAGTAGGGAAGTATATCTTTATATAGTGAGTTCTGTCAGGAGCATCGTTAGGGAAAATTATCTGACTGTAAACAACATTTTTACTTGTTGGAGCGTAACCCTGACTCTTGTATAATAACTTTCCATGACCATCAGAGATGGCAAACTTGAAAACAATATTAATATCATTATTTAAAAGTTCTGCTCTCAGATAACTTTCAAGTTGTCGTGTATCCACCCTCTCTAAGATAGGTTGAAAACTTGCAGTATTTAAAATTTTCAAAACAACATCATTAAGCAATCCCTTTTGGTATAGATACTGTTTTTTTAGCATCTCTTGAATACCAATATATGTTTTGGTAACATTGTTTTGATAATTATCTTTGCCCTTATAGCTATTAAATATATCGTGTGACGGTAAAAGCGTAATTTTAGAACTATCGCTCTTAATATATTTATTAGCCTCTTTTGAATTAAACTCGTATGAAATCAATCTCTTTTGGCTTTCGTTAACACCCTCTTGAAGATACCTGA of the Bacteroidales bacterium genome contains:
- a CDS encoding HAMP domain-containing histidine kinase, translated to MRKSTIWVLVTIMALTFVCLLFIQITYLNNVIQMRKEQFSLAVKRSLYDVSEALERDESIRYLQEGVNESQKRLISYEFNSKEANKYIKSDSSKITLLPSHDIFNSYKGKDNYQNNVTKTYIGIQEMLKKQYLYQKGLLNDVVLKILNTASFQPILERVDTRQLESYLRAELLNNDINIVFKFAISDGHGKLLYKSQGYAPTSKNVVYSQIIFPNDAPDRTHYIKIYFPTQTKYIMQSVEFMITSFIFTLVMLLTFIFTIVIALRQKKLSDMKTDFINNMTHEFKTPISTISLAAQMLNDQSVGKNPKMIEHVAKVIIDESSRLRFQVDKVLQMSLLEKHKVMMRLTMLDANTVIDKAISTFRLKIEKLGGEINAHLCDEVTLVEVDEMHFTNVIFNLFDNALKYAYEGRPLKLHIETRTRNGKLEIEIEDNGIGIKKEDLKKIFEKFYRVSTGNIHNVKGFGLGLAYVQKIIEDLKGTIHAESEVNIGTKFIIVLPLIKTD